One genomic window of Niveibacterium sp. SC-1 includes the following:
- a CDS encoding glycoside hydrolase family 15 protein has translation MHNMELGLVGNGTVGALIDERAEVVWYCLPRFDGDPVFCSLLREAGGTQDFGYFRVELTDAEHSEQHYIENTAVLVTTLVDKHGGAVEITDFAPRFEMHERLFNPMMLMRRVRRLSGNPRITVKLRPAWEYGAQESQTTRGSHHVRYVGPTQTLRLTTDASITAVQSEATFFLEGECTFILGPDETIQGSVHEHGRQFLERTIAYWRSWVRSLNIPFEWQEAVIRAAITLKLNAFEDTGAIIAAMTTSLPEAAGEARNWDYRACWLRDAYFVVNALNRLGTTATMERYLRWIANVAAGGDGQSLKPVYAIDGKSPLDERIVPDLPGYRGFGPVRVGNQAGEQIQHDVYGSVVLAAAHVFFDHRLDHRGDEAMFRRLEQVGELAIHYFDKPDAGIWELRGSMRVHTFSSVMCWAACDRLARIGAHLALSERAEYWRTAADRIHARICTEGWNEALGAFTASWGGDTLDASLLLINEVDFLPADDPRFASTVAAIERGLKRGDFVFRYVERDDFGTPENAFLVCTFWYLYALVALNRQDEARTIFERLLACRTRNGLFAEHIDVKTHEQWGNFVQTYSMVGVINSAIRLSRRWDQAF, from the coding sequence ATGCACAACATGGAACTCGGCCTGGTCGGCAACGGCACCGTCGGCGCGCTCATCGACGAACGCGCCGAGGTCGTGTGGTACTGCCTGCCCCGCTTCGATGGCGATCCGGTCTTCTGCTCCCTGCTGCGCGAGGCGGGCGGTACGCAGGACTTCGGCTACTTCCGCGTGGAGCTGACCGATGCCGAGCACTCCGAGCAGCACTACATCGAGAACACGGCGGTGCTCGTCACCACCCTGGTCGACAAGCACGGCGGCGCGGTGGAGATCACCGACTTCGCGCCGCGCTTCGAGATGCATGAGCGCCTGTTCAATCCGATGATGCTGATGCGCCGCGTGCGGCGCCTCTCCGGCAATCCGCGCATCACGGTCAAACTGCGGCCCGCCTGGGAATACGGCGCGCAGGAATCGCAGACCACGCGCGGCAGCCACCATGTGCGCTACGTCGGCCCGACCCAGACCTTGCGACTCACCACCGACGCCTCGATCACCGCGGTCCAGAGCGAGGCCACCTTCTTCCTCGAAGGCGAATGCACGTTCATCCTCGGCCCGGACGAGACCATCCAGGGCTCGGTGCACGAGCACGGCCGCCAGTTCCTCGAACGCACGATCGCCTACTGGCGCAGCTGGGTGCGCTCGCTCAACATCCCCTTCGAATGGCAGGAGGCGGTGATCCGTGCGGCGATCACGCTCAAGCTCAACGCCTTCGAGGACACCGGCGCGATCATCGCGGCGATGACCACTTCGCTGCCCGAGGCCGCCGGCGAGGCGCGCAACTGGGACTACCGCGCCTGCTGGCTGCGCGACGCCTACTTCGTGGTGAACGCACTCAACCGCCTGGGCACGACTGCCACCATGGAGCGTTACCTGCGCTGGATCGCCAATGTCGCCGCCGGTGGTGACGGCCAGTCGCTCAAGCCGGTGTACGCGATCGACGGCAAGAGCCCGCTCGACGAACGCATCGTGCCCGACCTGCCCGGCTACCGCGGCTTTGGCCCGGTACGGGTAGGCAACCAGGCGGGAGAGCAGATCCAGCACGACGTCTATGGCTCGGTGGTCCTCGCCGCCGCGCATGTCTTCTTTGACCATCGCCTGGACCATCGTGGCGACGAGGCCATGTTCCGCCGTCTCGAACAGGTGGGCGAACTCGCCATTCACTACTTCGACAAACCCGACGCGGGCATCTGGGAACTGCGCGGCAGCATGCGGGTGCACACCTTCTCCAGCGTCATGTGCTGGGCCGCCTGCGACCGGCTCGCGCGCATCGGTGCGCATCTGGCGTTGTCCGAGCGCGCCGAGTACTGGCGCACCGCTGCCGACCGGATCCACGCACGCATCTGTACCGAAGGCTGGAACGAGGCGCTCGGCGCCTTCACGGCTTCGTGGGGCGGCGACACCCTGGACGCAAGCCTGCTGCTCATCAACGAGGTGGACTTCCTGCCCGCCGACGACCCGCGCTTTGCCAGCACCGTGGCTGCGATCGAGCGCGGGCTCAAGCGCGGCGACTTCGTCTTCCGCTATGTCGAGCGCGACGACTTCGGGACGCCGGAAAACGCCTTCCTCGTGTGCACCTTCTGGTACCTCTATGCGCTGGTGGCGCTCAACCGCCAGGACGAGGCGCGCACGATCTTCGAGCGACTGCTCGCCTGCCGCACCCGCAACGGACTATTCGCCGAGCATATCGACGTGAAGACCCACGAACAGTGGGGCAACTTCGTGCAGACCTATTCGATGGTGGGTGTGATCAACAGCGCGATCCGGCTCTCCAGGCGCTGGGACCAGGCCTTCTGA